A genome region from Alteripontixanthobacter maritimus includes the following:
- the gatC gene encoding Asp-tRNA(Asn)/Glu-tRNA(Gln) amidotransferase subunit GatC — MSVDKAQVAKIASLARIAMGDAELERMVPELNNILGWVEQLGEVDVSEVEPMTAVMPMAQRLRDDVIDADPLTGGGVQGKVLANAPAAEHGFFGVPKVIE; from the coding sequence ATGTCCGTGGACAAGGCGCAGGTCGCCAAGATCGCCAGCTTGGCCCGCATCGCGATGGGCGACGCCGAACTGGAACGCATGGTGCCGGAACTCAACAACATCCTTGGCTGGGTGGAACAGCTGGGCGAGGTCGACGTGTCCGAAGTCGAACCGATGACCGCTGTCATGCCCATGGCGCAGCGCCTGCGCGATGACGTGATCGACGCCGATCCGCTGACCGGCGGGGGCGTGCAGGGCAAGGTTCTCGCCAACGCTCCTGCCGCAGAACACGGCTTCTTCGGCGTGCCCAAGGTGATCGAATAA
- a CDS encoding FKBP-type peptidyl-prolyl cis-trans isomerase produces the protein MTEITRVPLQPIAKGSLTKLWLGVAAVLLLAAGLAWAAAPKGLTVDTLVEGTGDFAQPGDVVFVEYVGKLADGEEFDRSRPLPIPPGLLPEGTPFPLEEGATIPGFYEGLQKVRKGGKYVLNIPSEMAYGAEPPEGAPIPPNADLTFEVEVNEIMSQADFEQKVMAIQQAMAQQGPPPGADGGPNAPANPQPVPQSPPQGQ, from the coding sequence ATGACCGAGATTACCCGCGTACCGCTCCAGCCGATCGCCAAGGGGTCGCTGACCAAATTGTGGCTCGGCGTGGCGGCTGTCCTGCTGCTTGCGGCAGGGCTTGCCTGGGCCGCAGCGCCCAAGGGTCTGACGGTCGACACTCTGGTCGAGGGAACGGGCGACTTTGCGCAGCCGGGTGACGTGGTGTTCGTGGAATATGTCGGCAAACTGGCCGATGGCGAGGAATTCGACCGCTCTCGCCCGCTGCCGATCCCGCCAGGCCTGCTGCCCGAGGGTACTCCCTTCCCGTTGGAGGAAGGCGCGACCATTCCCGGTTTTTACGAAGGGCTGCAAAAGGTTCGCAAGGGCGGTAAATACGTCCTCAATATCCCCAGCGAAATGGCCTATGGGGCCGAACCGCCCGAGGGCGCCCCGATTCCGCCCAATGCCGATCTGACGTTCGAAGTCGAAGTGAACGAGATCATGTCACAGGCCGACTTCGAACAGAAGGTCATGGCTATTCAGCAGGCCATGGCACAGCAGGGGCCGCCGCCGGGAGCCGACGGAGGCCCGAATGCGCCCGCCAATCCGCAACCTGTGCCGCAATCCCCACCGCAAGGGCAGTAA
- the crcB gene encoding fluoride efflux transporter CrcB codes for MSALPPIAATLYVAIGGAVGAAVRYSLGRGMTAMAGPRVMDAFPWATLTANVAGSLAMGVLVGWLARQGDGGESWRLLLGVGLLGGFTTFSSFSIEMLGLIERGQAGLAMIYAAVSVAAGLGALYLGLIGIRATA; via the coding sequence ATGAGCGCCCTGCCACCAATTGCCGCAACCCTGTACGTCGCCATCGGCGGCGCGGTGGGGGCTGCGGTCCGTTATTCTCTCGGTCGGGGGATGACAGCCATGGCCGGACCGCGCGTAATGGACGCGTTTCCTTGGGCTACACTGACAGCGAACGTCGCCGGCAGCCTTGCCATGGGTGTGCTGGTCGGTTGGCTCGCGCGGCAGGGCGACGGCGGAGAGAGCTGGCGCTTGCTGCTGGGCGTGGGTTTGCTTGGCGGGTTCACTACCTTTTCCAGTTTCAGCATTGAGATGCTCGGCCTGATCGAGCGCGGGCAGGCCGGGCTGGCCATGATCTATGCGGCAGTATCCGTGGCGGCCGGTCTGGGCGCATTATATCTTGGCCTTATCGGCATAAGGGCCACAGCATGA
- a CDS encoding RluA family pseudouridine synthase, with protein MTDTPDTKMGETEAGKTGKPSNPKPSDPKPSDPKPSDPKPSDPKPSDNVRQFTVGPDDTGIRLDRWFKRHLPKVGFAMVSRWARTGQLRVDGSRAKPEDRLKEGQVLRVPPGGETTTRKPRVRRPLTEADRAEIKAMVLHEDDAAIVFNKVPGLATQGGTGTTKHVDGMLDAFVPEGDETEGEETPRPRLVHRLDKDTSGVLLTARTPGSASFFSRRFSTQRAKKIYWALVVGVPEVREGTIDAPLAKQPGSGGEKMHVDEEAGQSAKTRYRVVEKAGHRVSWVELQPLTGRTHQLRVHMAAIGHPIVGDGKYGGQDAMLTGSISRKLHLHARRLIIDHPAGFKMDVVAPLPEHFAASMEQIGFDPAMSDAQPEQGPAERTKAEKKQAAKQHAKQFRKSQRGDRRSRGAVATAAKGGKPAKPRGRKPSPKKRR; from the coding sequence ATGACCGATACCCCTGACACTAAGATGGGCGAAACCGAGGCAGGCAAGACCGGTAAGCCGTCCAACCCCAAACCGTCCGACCCAAAACCGTCGGACCCAAAACCGTCGGACCCAAAACCGTCGGACCCAAAACCGTCGGACAATGTGCGGCAGTTTACCGTCGGCCCGGACGATACCGGTATTCGTCTCGACCGCTGGTTCAAACGCCATTTGCCGAAGGTCGGCTTCGCCATGGTGTCCCGCTGGGCGCGAACCGGCCAGCTGCGCGTGGATGGTAGCCGCGCCAAGCCGGAGGATCGGCTGAAGGAAGGCCAGGTCCTGCGCGTACCACCCGGCGGTGAAACCACCACGCGCAAGCCGCGCGTCCGCCGCCCGTTGACCGAAGCCGACCGCGCCGAGATCAAGGCCATGGTGCTGCACGAGGACGACGCCGCCATCGTTTTCAACAAGGTGCCCGGCCTTGCCACGCAAGGCGGCACCGGCACGACGAAACATGTCGATGGAATGCTGGATGCGTTCGTGCCCGAAGGTGACGAGACGGAAGGCGAGGAAACACCCCGCCCGCGCCTCGTCCACCGGCTGGACAAGGATACCAGCGGCGTTCTTCTTACTGCGCGAACACCGGGCAGCGCATCGTTTTTCAGCCGCCGCTTTTCCACCCAGCGGGCCAAGAAGATCTATTGGGCCCTGGTCGTCGGTGTGCCCGAAGTGCGCGAAGGCACGATCGACGCACCGCTCGCCAAGCAACCCGGATCGGGCGGCGAGAAAATGCATGTCGACGAAGAAGCGGGCCAGTCCGCCAAGACCCGTTATCGCGTGGTCGAGAAAGCCGGGCACCGCGTGTCATGGGTGGAATTGCAACCGCTGACCGGCCGTACCCACCAGCTTCGTGTCCATATGGCGGCTATCGGCCACCCGATCGTCGGCGATGGCAAATATGGCGGGCAGGACGCCATGCTGACCGGCAGCATCAGCCGCAAGCTGCATCTTCATGCCCGCCGCCTGATTATCGATCATCCGGCCGGCTTCAAAATGGACGTTGTGGCGCCGTTGCCCGAACACTTTGCCGCGAGCATGGAACAGATCGGGTTCGATCCCGCGATGAGCGATGCGCAGCCCGAACAGGGACCGGCAGAGCGTACCAAAGCCGAGAAGAAACAGGCTGCCAAACAGCACGCTAAGCAGTTCCGCAAATCGCAGCGTGGCGATCGCCGCTCGCGCGGTGCGGTGGCAACTGCTGCGAAAGGCGGCAAACCTGCCAAGCCTCGCGGGCGCAAACCCTCGCCGAAAAAGCGCCGCTGA
- the rpsU gene encoding 30S ribosomal protein S21, with amino-acid sequence MQIMVRDNNVDQALRALKKKLQREGVYREMKLRRHYEKPSEKRAREKAAAVRRARKLERKRMERDGV; translated from the coding sequence ATGCAGATCATGGTTCGCGATAACAATGTCGATCAGGCCCTCCGTGCGCTCAAGAAGAAGCTGCAACGCGAAGGTGTTTATCGCGAAATGAAGCTGCGCCGCCATTACGAAAAGCCGAGCGAGAAGCGCGCCCGTGAAAAGGCTGCTGCCGTGCGGCGTGCCCGCAAGCTGGAACGCAAGCGTATGGAACGCGACGGGGTATAG